The following proteins come from a genomic window of Mobula hypostoma chromosome 15, sMobHyp1.1, whole genome shotgun sequence:
- the LOC134357052 gene encoding uncharacterized protein C3orf62 homolog yields MSEKLRQCREDLAAALDRAMEGNIVSPVFSSDSEWLESARLLEPDHGSFIDNSFARMCPSFSSSHLTQTFLQMLPERGPYYCMPKELALMDCNHVAFKVKWLVFGNGENFVMNANVPIPYGLFESGCENTDNVTQEYISPSQETNNHTCPETQGNNSCEELTKNLLDVIGAYQKIGKQRGRQQLESTSIRTLEALAGKLEPLSEFCPPSSQSAGSVSAEDTLTLFIADPPCSPIRKEPHLGKYKPSDDDNLINIVLDMEEDYNILKKI; encoded by the exons ATGTCTGAGAAACTGAGGCAGTGCAGGGAAGACTTAGCAGCAGCTTTGGATCGAGCCATGGAAGGCAATATTGTTTCTCCTGTGTTCTCTTCAGACTCTGAGTGGCTTGAATCGGCAAGGTTACTGGAACCAGACCATGGTTCattcattgacaattcctttgctAGAATGTGCCCATCTTTCAGTTCTTCACACCTCACCCAGACATTTCTTCAAATGTTGCCGGAGAGAGGACCATATTACTGTATGCCAAAGGAACTTGCCTTGATGGATTGCAATCATGTTGCATTTAAAGTAAAGTGGTTAGTTTTTGGAAATGGGGAAAATTTTGTCATGAATGCCAATGTTCCAATACCATATGGTCTCTTTGAGAGTGGTTGTGAGAACACAGACAATGTTACACAAGAATATATCAG TCCCTCACAAGAAACCAACAATCATACATGTCCAGAAACACAGGGAAATAATTCATGTGAAGAACTGACAAAGAATCTCCTAGATGTAATAG GTGCATACCAGAAAATTGGAAAACAGAGAGGAAGACAGCAGTTGG AGAGCACCAGTATTCGAACGCTCGAGGCGTTGGCAGGAAAACTGGAACCTTTGAGCGAATTCTGTCCACCCTCTTCTCAATCTGCTGGATCTGTGTCTGCAGAAGACACTCTAACCCTTTTCATTGCAGATCCACCCTGTAGCCCAATAAGGAAAGAACCACACTTAGGGAAATATAAACCCTCAGATGATGACAACTTGATTAATATTGTCCTGGACATGGAGGAGGATTACAACATATTGAAAAAAATATAG